The nucleotide window CAGTGGATGGAGATTTTGCCCGATATTAAGTTTAATATACAGGTTGAATCAAAAATCCAAAGAAGTTATGAGACGAGAGAACATAGCGGAAGCATTGGAAGGGAATAGGTATGGTTTATTTAATATTAGTCATTGCTATAGTAAGCATAAAGGATATTAAGTATTTAGTAACCCAAAACAAGAAAAAGGATTTATTTGTATATATAATTTTGATGTTGCTGGTCAGTGCATTCGGCATCTTTTACTATTTAAACCCGGAACTTGATAGTTTCTCGAAAATTATGCTTTTATTAATAGGGAAGGAGGGTTGATTACAATTTGTTGTCCTCAAGAGAAAAAATTTCAATGCGTCAGGCAGTTATCCTTTTCCTCTTGCTTGTATTTTCCCAATCTATACGGCTTTTGCCCACTTATGTAGCAAGGATAGGAGAACGAGCCGGGTGGTTGACACCTATTGTTTCAATTTTGCCATTTATTTTCCTTGTGTATATCATTCAAGAGATATTTAAGAATAATAAAGAGGCAAATCTTTCAGATATAATTATCAAAACTTTAGGTAAAACTTCTGGAACTATATTATTATTTCTTTATCTTATATGGATGATGGTTTCCCTTGGTATATTAGTAAGGTATTTTGCTGAAAAGTTTTTGACATCGGTGCTGCCTAATACACCTATGAGCTTTTTTATTTTGACTATTCTTGCAGTTATTTTCTACGCTATGCAAGGCGGAATTGTTTATATTTCCCGAACGGCAGAAATCCTGTTTTTGCTGTTTACGGTTAGTTTTACTTTTCTTTTTTTATGTACTGTACCGAATTTCAAAGTTATTAATTTATTTCCAATAACACACTATGACTTTTTGCCAATATTAAAGTCATCCTATTCTAATATCAGTATATGGGGTGCGTTTACATATATTTTCTTTTTTGGAGACAGGATAAACGATAAGGAACATGCAAAAAGATTTGGGCTGCAAGGTGCAGTCTATCTGGTTATTACAACGCTGATGCTACTGATACAAACAATAGGGGTGTATAGCTATTCCCTCGTTCAACGTACTTCTGCGCCTTACATTTCTGTGGTAAAAAGTATATCTTTATTGAGAACCATTGAAAGGATAGAGTCTATTTCTGTGACATTATGGGCAATTGCAGACTTTGTGCCTATATCCGTTACTATATATGTTATAGTTAGCATAATAAAATCACTTTTCTCTCTTTCTGAGGTGAAATCGTTAGTAAGTCCTATTACGATATTTGCTTTTATTTTTTCACAGTACATAGCTCACAATAGTTTTGAACTTGAAAATTTCTCAAACTATATTAGTCTGCCATTGGGTATAATATTTGGATTTATTTTTCCGCTAATTATTTTAATTGTAGGGAAGATAAGAAAGAAAATATAACTAAGCAAAGCATTTTTTGGGTAGCATATCCGGCAGCCCTTCTTTTCCATAGTTTTGTTTGAGGGTGGTGGCTGACCCACTGTCCTAATCTATCAAGAGTGTAATATAGCAGGAATGAGAATGTTAATTTATAATATTACATATATATTTCATTTATATTATTCATAAAGATTTACATAAAGAAAGAAGGGAGAAAGTTTAATGGATTTTAAGTTTTTAATGCCCACCGAAGTACACTTTGGTGAAGATGTGGTCTTAAAGAATAAAGAAGTTTTCAGAACATTGGGAAATAAAGCCCTGATTGTTACAGGAAGAAGCTCCGCAAAAAAGAATGGCTCATTGGATGATGTCAGCAGGGCGCTTTATCAAACTGGAGTAGAATATGTACTTTTTGATGAGGTCGAGGAGAATCCCTCTTTAGAAACTATAGAAAAAGGTAGCGAGATAGGAAAGAGGAATCATGTGGAGTTTGTTATAGGTATTGGCGGCGGTTCGCCCATGGATGCCGCTAAAGCTATAGCTTTATTTATAAAGAATCCGGAAATAAATAAAGATAATGTATTTAATGCGGGAAAGCTGGAAAGTATTCCAGTGGTAACCGTACCCACAACATTAGGAACAGGTTCAGAAGTTACTCAACACAGTATAGTGACTTCCCATAAGGAAAAGATAAAGAAAAACCTGGGGCAAAGTATTTTTCCCAAATTTGCATTTATTGACAGTAAATATACTTACAGTCTTCCTTATGATATCACTGTCAATACTGCCGTTGATGCTTTTAACCATCTGGTTGAAGGATATTTAAACACTAATAGTACTTATATGTCAGATATTTATGGAGAGAAAGGTTTTGAGTTATTTAAATACTGCTTTAAAAAATTAATAAGTAAAGATTTTAATCAGGAATTCAGAAAAAAGGCCATGTTTGCTTCATTAATGGGTGGAATACAAATTG belongs to Clostridiaceae bacterium and includes:
- a CDS encoding endospore germination permease, which translates into the protein MLSSREKISMRQAVILFLLLVFSQSIRLLPTYVARIGERAGWLTPIVSILPFIFLVYIIQEIFKNNKEANLSDIIIKTLGKTSGTILLFLYLIWMMVSLGILVRYFAEKFLTSVLPNTPMSFFILTILAVIFYAMQGGIVYISRTAEILFLLFTVSFTFLFLCTVPNFKVINLFPITHYDFLPILKSSYSNISIWGAFTYIFFFGDRINDKEHAKRFGLQGAVYLVITTLMLLIQTIGVYSYSLVQRTSAPYISVVKSISLLRTIERIESISVTLWAIADFVPISVTIYVIVSIIKSLFSLSEVKSLVSPITIFAFIFSQYIAHNSFELENFSNYISLPLGIIFGFIFPLIILIVGKIRKKI
- a CDS encoding iron-containing alcohol dehydrogenase encodes the protein MDFKFLMPTEVHFGEDVVLKNKEVFRTLGNKALIVTGRSSAKKNGSLDDVSRALYQTGVEYVLFDEVEENPSLETIEKGSEIGKRNHVEFVIGIGGGSPMDAAKAIALFIKNPEINKDNVFNAGKLESIPVVTVPTTLGTGSEVTQHSIVTSHKEKIKKNLGQSIFPKFAFIDSKYTYSLPYDITVNTAVDAFNHLVEGYLNTNSTYMSDIYGEKGFELFKYCFKKLISKDFNQEFRKKAMFASLMGGIQIAQNGTSLPHGMGYLLTYFKGLPHGLANGVLTIEYLKSFKDQTKIERMLNIMGLRHLQELEEIFNNLIDVKIDIKEEEINEYSKRFITNKGKLKNHPEKVEFEDIVRIYSKSLLKN